CTGTTGCGCAACGGCGTCGTCGACGAAGCCTGACATCTGAATTGGAAGACAACCATGACTACGCTCACCGGCGGCGAAGCGATCGTAAGCGGCCTTGTTGCCCATGGCGTCGACACCGTGTTCGGCCTGCCGGGCGCGCAGGTCTATGGCCTGTTCGACGCCTTCCACCAGGCTCAGCTCAAGGTGATCGGCGCGCGGCATGAGCAGGCCTGCGGCTACATGGCGTTCGGCTATGCGCGATCGAGCGGCAGGCCCGGCGTGTTCAGCGTGGTGCCCGGCCCCGGCGTGCTCAATGCGAGCGCTGCGCTTCTCACCGCTTTCGGCTGCAATGAACCGGTGCTCTGCGTCACCGGCCAGGTGCCGACGGCGTTTCTCGGCAAAGGCCGCGGGCACCTGCATGAGATGCCGGATCAGCTCGCGACCCTGCGCAGCTATGTGAAATGGGCGGACAGGATCGAAGCGCCGGCCAACGCGCCGACGGTGGTCGCGCGTGCGTTCCAGGAGATGCTGTCGGGACGTCGCGGCCCCGCCTCGGTCGAGATGCCCTGGGACATCTTCACGCAGCGCGCGGAAACGGCCGCTGCGCAGGTGCTCGCGCCCTTGCCAGCACCGCAGCCCGATCCCGACGCCGTGAAGCAGGCCGCAGCACTGATCAAGGCCGCGAAGACACCTATGATCTTCGTCGGCAGCGGCGCGATCGATGCGCGCGAGGAGATCCTCGAGCTCGCCGAGATGATCGATGCGGCGGTGGTGGCTTTCCGCAGCGGCCGCGGCATCGTCTCCAATGCGCACGAGCTTGGACTCACCATGGCAGCCGCCTACAAGCTGTGGCCGAACACTGACCTCATGATCGGCATCGGCACGCGGCTCGAATTGCCGACCATGTCGCGCTGGCCGTATCGTCCGGACGGATTGAAGTGCATCCGGATCGATATCGATCCGGTCGAGATGCGGCGCTTTTCCGCAGACACGGCGGTGGTTGCCGATGCCAAGGCCGCGACCGCCGATCTCGCCGCCGCCGTGCGCAAGGCGGGCTACAGCAAGACCAGCGGCCGCCGCGCCGCGATCCGCGAGGCGACCGCCTCCGCGCACGCGAAGATCCAGCGCATCCAACCGCAGATGGCGTATCTCAACATTCTGCGCCAGATGCTGCCGGCGAACGCCATCGTCACCGATGAATTGTCGCAGGTCGGTTTCGCCTCCTGGTACGGCTTTCCGATCTACGAGCCGCGCACCTTCATTACCTCGGGTTATCAGGGCACGCTCGGCTCCGGCTTTCCCACTGCGCTGGGCGCCAAGGTCGCCAATCCCGACAGGGCGGTCGTTGCGATAACCGGCGACGGCGGCTTCATGTTCGGCGTGCAGGAGCTTGCCACCGCCGTGCAGTTCAACATCGCCGTCGTGACGCTGGTGTTCAACAACAATGCCTATGGCAACGTGCGGCGCGACCAGCGCGAGCGCTTTGACGGCCGCGTGGTGGCGTCCGACCTCGTCAATCCGGATTTCGTCAAGCTCGCGGAGTCCTTTGGCGTCGCCGCCGCGCGCGTGACCTCACCGGATCATTTCAAGGCCGCACTCGAGAAGGCGCTAGCCCATGGCGGGCCGTATCTGCTGTCGATCGAAGTGCCGCGGGATTCCGAGGTGAGCCCGTGGGCGTTCATTCATCCGCCGAAGCCGTAGTTCCTCATGGTGAGGAGGCGCGTCAGCGCCGTCTCGAACCATGAAGGCCCGTCTCTCGCGTCTCGGCCTTCATCCTTCGAGACGCGCGCAAACGCGCTCCTTACAGGATGAGGGGATAGATCAGCGCGTCTTGCGGAAGGTCAGGTTGATCCGTTGGCGGCCGAGCAGCGCGTGCTCGCCGTCGGCGAGCGGCGCGACGCCGTGATAGGCGAGCCGGGACGGTCCGCCCCAGACCACGACGTCGCCATGCACCAGACGGAAGCGGCGAGGCTTGTCGCTGCGCGTCATGCCGCCGAACAGGAAGGTCGCAGGAAGCCCGAGCGAGACCGAGACGATCGGCGCTGAGAGATCCAGTTCGTCCTTGTCCTGATGCAGCGACAACCGCGTACCGGGTTCGTAGCGATTGACGAGACAGGCATCGGGCGCGAAGCCGGAAAAACCGCCCTCCTCGGCCGCCCGTCTCGCCAGGTCTCGGAATATCGGCGACATCGCCGGCCAAGGCTTCCCGGACAGCGGATCGATCGGGTCATAGCGATAGCCGGTGTGATCGGTGATCCAACCGCGCTCGCCGCAATTCGTCATCGCCACCGACATCTGGTAGCCGCCGGGCGTCGTCATCTGTCGAAACGACGACTGCGCCGTGATCGCGCGGACGGCGGCGATCAGCTGGCGCTCGATCGGCCCTGCAAATCCGCGCAGCAGCACGGCCCCGTCCGCGATGTCTTCGCGCGACGGCTGCGCCTCGGCGAGGCTGTCGAACAAATCCGCCGTCAACGGCCGCGCTCACTTTGCATCATGAAAGATCACACCCAGCGTATGGCGCTGGCCGGTCCGGATCCGGCTGACGCCGTGGCGCAGATTAACGCGATAGGTGCCGCGCGTCCCCTGCACCGGGCGATGATGCACCGCAAAGGCGACCGCATCGCCCTGCGCGAGCGGCACGACTTCGGCGCGCGACTGCATGCGCGGACGCTGCTCGGTCAGCACGAACTCGCCGCCGGTAAAATCGCGCCCGGGCTCGGAAAGCAGGATCGCGACCTGGATCGGGAACACGTGCTCGCCATAGAGGTCCTGGTGCAGGCAGTTGTAGTCGCCGGCTTCATATTGCAGCAGCAGCGGCGTCGGCCGGCTCTGGCCCGCCTCGTGGCAGCGCTCGAGGAACGCCGAATGCGCGGCGGGATAGCGGATGTCGATTCTCATCGTCTCGTTCCAGCGATTGGCGACGCCGTGCAGATGCGCATACAGCGCCGGCCGCAACCGCGCGATCAGGTCCGGGAGCGGATAGGCGAAATACTTGTACTCGCCGCGGCCAAAGCCGTGGCGGCCCATGACGATACGGCTGCGGAAATGCGCGTCGTCGGGATAGATCGCGGCGACGGCGCGGCATTCGTCTGATGTGAGCAGGCTCTTCAGGACGGCACAACCTTGGGCGTCGAGTTCACCTTCGATGTGCGCCCAGTCGAATGCATCGACGCGAGCGGCGATGTCGGACGCCCCATGGGCGGCAGGAACGCGTTTCGCGATTGCCATTGCGATCACCCTATCAGTTCCGTCATTCTGGGATGCGCCGAAGACGCAGGCCCCGGAATCCATACTCCCCCGATCATGGTTATGGGTTCTCGCGACTTCGTCGCGCCCCGGAATGACGGTCGCAAATTCCCGCGGCAGCAGCCACCCGATTTCCGGAGAGGAACCTAGCCCAGCACCGGCAGCGTGATCACGTCATAGGCGTGCCGGATCGTGCGCTTCAGCACGGGGTCTTCGAGCTCGAACTCGAAGCGATCGGCGGGGCGGATGCCGCCCTTGGCCGCAAAGGTGCCGCCGAACATCACGCAGCCGTCGGGCAGCCTCTTGCCGTCGAAGCCGCGCGTGATCAGGTCGTCGACCGGCAGCATCGCATCCAGCGTGCCCTCCTGGTAGAGCACCCGCTCGCCGTTGATCCAGGCGTGGGAGCGCAGGATCATCCGGTCCCAGTGGTCGGCGACCTCCTCGAGTTCCCACAACACGGGGGCCACGACCTTGTCGCACATCTGCTTGGAGACGGTCACGTTGTAGGCCTCGACCTTGCGGTCGGTGTGGTCGGAGCCGCAGCCGACGAAGATGCGGCCCTGCCAGCCGATCAGCACGAATTCGACCTCGCCGGAGGACTCGCCGCCCGAACATTCGATGCTGTCTTCCATCGTGAGCCGCCGCGCCGAAACGCGGTAGTAGATCGGCGTCGATGCCGGTCGCGCGATGCCGACGGCCTCGAGCTCGGCAATGTGCTTGTCGCGCGCGACGGGATCGCGGCCGGTCCAGCCGGCAATGACGGCGTGGTTGATCGCAAGCGTCAGCGGCGTTGTCGTATCCTGGGCATCGACGGTGAAGGTTAGGTCAAACACGGATCACGGCCTCCATACCGGCAGCAAGCTCGAAAATACGACGATCCGATCCGCCGGCGCCCGCCAGCATGACGCCGACGGGAACTTCCCCCTCGCGATGGGCGGGCAGTGAGATGGCGCAACCGTCGATCATGTTGATCAGGGTGCAGTTGCGCAAGGCACGCAGATTCGCCGTGGTGAACGCCTTGTCATCGGCAAGATCGGCGATCTTCGGCGGCGTGTTGGCGGTGGTCGGCAGCACCAGCGCGTCATAGGGCGCGATCCGCGCATTGACCCGCACGATCAGCGAGCGGCGCTCGTTGAGGAGATCGATGTAGTCGGCCGCGCTCTGCGCCTCGCCGCGCATGATCCGCACCGCAACGCGGGGATCATAGACATCGCCCTTGGCCGTGATGAGATAGCGGTGCCAGGCGAAGCTTTCGGCGGCCGCGAAACCGCCCTTGGCATTCATCGGGCCGATGTCGTGGAATTCCGACATCTCGACGCGCTCAATGGTGGCGCCGTGACTGGCGAGCGCTTCCAGCGCGCGCTCGAAGGTCTGCGCCACTGCTGCATCGAGGTCGTCGAGCGCAATGGTGGTCGGCACCGCCAGCCGCATGCCCTTCACCGGGCGCGGCTTCAGCGGAACTATCGGCTCGTTCGCCAACACGGCGTCGAGTATGGCACAGCAACTGACCGTTCGCGCCAGCGGTCCGATGCTGTCGAGCGAGAATGACAGCGGCACTGAGCCATCGAGCGGCACGCGACGCTGCGTCGGCTTGTAGCCGACGATGCCGTTGTAGGCCGCAGGGATCCGGCAGGAGCCGCCGGTATCGGTACCGAGTGCAGCATGCGCCATGCCGTCCAGCACGGACACCGCCGCGCCCGAGGACGAGCCGCCGGGCACGTGGCCCTCAGCCCGGTTCCAGGCGCCCTTCGGCGTGCCGAAATGCGGATTGATGCCGATGCCGGAATAGGCGAACTCGGTCATGTTGGTGCGCCCCATCATAATGAAGCCGGCGCGACGCAGCCGCGCCACCGCCTCCGCGTCGTGCTCTGCCGGATCGGAATCGTCGAGCGCGCGGGACCCGGCGCGCGTTACCTGCCCTTTGACGTCGAAGAGGTCCTTGATCGAGATCGGAATGCCGGCGTAGCGCGACGGTGCTGCGTTGACCTCGCGCAAGCCATCCATCGCATCTGCCGCAGTCAGCGCGGCCTGTTTGTCGACATCAATGAAGGCGCGTCGGCCCTCGCCGGCCGGATCGGCGATCCTGGAAAGGCACTCCTCAACCAGCTTGCGGGAGGTTGTGCGGCCGCTCTCGAGGTCTTCGGCAAGCTTCGCCAGTGTCGGAAGGTTGGGCATGTCTGTCTCGCGGAATATTGGCACGCGCAATCTATCGCGCTGGCTCAGTTCGACACAAGCATTGCGCGCGCGACGGTATACTTACCATGCGCGCACATCGCTGGACCGTTGACGGCCAATAGTCAATTGTCGCATCAAGATCGAAACAGGCGTGCGTGAAGCCTGCGCCTTGGGAGGACTTACTTGGGAGGATCAGCCGCAATGGCCGAACCGCAGCGCGCGCGACCAAAACCGACGCCTGAGACGCAGCATTTCTGGGACGGCACGAAAGTGGGCGAGCTGCGTCTGCAACGCTGCGACGCATGCGCTCATGTCTATTTCCCGCCGCGCCCTTTCTGCCCCTCCTGCGCCTCCCGCAAGGTCTCTGTCTTCAAGGCGAGCGGCAAGGGTTTTCTCTACAGCTACGTGATCAACCACCGTCCCGCCGCGCCGGGCTTCACGCCGCCTTACGCGATCGCGGTGGTCGAGCTTGCGGAGGGACCTCGGATGATGAGCAACATCATCGACTGCCCGCAGACGCCGGAAGCGCTCGAGCTCGACATGAAGCTCGAGGTCGCCTTCCAGACGCTCGACGACGCCATCACCCTCCCCGTGTTCCGTCCGGCGAAGGGATAGGCCATGCGCAGGAACCAGGTCGCCGTCGTGGGCGCGGCCGAGACCACCGAGCTCGGCGTCATCCCCGACATGTCGCAGCTCCAGCTTCATGCGGATGCGGCGCTCAATGCCATTGCGGACGCCGGCCTCAAGCTGTCCGACATCGACGGCTTTGCCACCGCGGTCGAGACACCTCAGCAGGTCTGCCATTATCTCGGCATCAAGCCGACCTGGGTCGACGGTACCTCGGTCGGCGGATGCTCGTTCATGCTGCATGTCCGTCACGCCGCAGCGGCGATCGAGGCCGGCCTGTGCAAGACCGTCCTGATCACCCATGCCGAGAGCGGAAAGTCGATGATCGGCAAGCAGCCGCGCTTTACCGCGCCGGACAGCCTCAATGGTCAGTTCGAATCACCTTACGGCGTGTACGGACCGCCCAGCATGTTCCCGATTCCCGTTCTGCGCTTCATGAAGACCTACGGCATTACCCATGAGCAGCTTGCTGCGGTGGCGGTGGTGCAGCGGGAATGGGCGGCGAAGAACCCGCGAGCGATGATGAAAGAGCCGATCACGGTCGCCGACGTCCTCAACTCGCGCATGATCGCCTATCCGTTCCGGCTGCTGCAATGCTGCCTCGTCACCGATGGCGGCGGCGCGCTGATCCTGACCTCGGCCGACCGCGCCGGGGATTTTCCGCGCAAGCCGATCTACATCATGGGCACCGGCGAGAGCGTGGAAACGCCGATGGTCAGCCAGATGGAAACTTTCAACTCCTCGCGCGCCTTCAAGGTCGCAGGCTCTCTTGCCTTCAAGGAGGCCGGCATCGCGCACGAGGATGTCGACCATCTCATGATCTATGACGCGTTCGCGCATCTGCCGCTGTTCGGCCTGGGCGATCTCGGCTTCATGCCCTATGAGGAGACCGGCAGTTTCATTGCCGACGGCAACACGCGGCCGGGCGGCAAGCTGCCACTGAATACCAATGGCGGCGGGCTCTCCTACATGCATTCGGGCATGTACGGCATGTACGCGCTTCAGGAGAGCGTACGCCAGATGCGCGGCACAGCGCCGGCGCAGGTGCCCAACGCGAAGATTTCGGTGTGCCACGGCGTCGGCGGAATGTTCGCGGCGTCGGGCACGATCGTGTTTACGAACGAGAGATAAGCGAGCTGCCCGCCTCTCCCTCTCCCCGTTCTTACGGGGGAAGGGTTGGGGTGAGGGGCTGCTTCCACACACAAGGACTCGCTGAGAGTCCCCCTCACCCGGATCGCATCTGCGATGCGATCCGACCTCTCCCCGCAAGCGGGGCGAGGTAAGAAATGACAGGAGACATCCACATGACGAAATCACTGCAAGACAAGGTCATCGTCGTCACCGGCGCAGGGCGCGGCATCGGGCGGGAGATCGCGCTGCTGTGCGCGGCCGAAGGCGCCAAGGTCGTCGTCAACGATCCCGGTGGGGCCGCCGACGGCGCCGGTTCGAACGCTGCTCCCGCCGAGGAGGTGGTCGAGGAGATCAAGAAGCGCGGCGGCACTGCGATCGCCAACTTCGAGTCTGTGGCGGAAGCCATCCCCGCCAGCAAGATCGTCAAGTCCGCGACTGATCATTTCGGCCGGCTCGACGGCGTCGTCAACAATGCCGGCATATTGCGCGACATGATCTTCCATAAGATGAGCGTGGAAGCCTTCGAGGCCGTCATCAAGGTGCACCTGATGGGCTCGTTCTACGTCTCTCACGCCGCGGCGCGGATTTTTCGCGAGCAGGAGAGCGGCTCCTTCGTCCATTTCACCTCGACCTCCGGCCTGATCGGCAATTTTGGCCAGGCCAACTACGCCGCCGCCAAGCTCGGCATCGTCGGCCTGTCGAAATCGATTGCGCTCGACATGAACCGCTTCAACGTCCGCTCCAACTGCGTCTCGCCCTTCGCCTGGACCCGCATGATCGGCACTATCCCGACCGAGACCGATGCCGAGAAGGCCCGCGTCGAGAAGATCAAGCAGATGGGACCGGAGAGGATCGCGCCGGTCTGCGCCTATCTGCTCTCCGATGCCGCCAAGGACGTTACTGGACAGATCTTCGGCGTGCGCATGAACGAGATCTTCCTGTTCAGCCAGAATCGTCCGCTCCGTTCGGTACAAAGCAGCGACGGCTGGACGCCGGAGTCGATCGCCGAGCACGCGATGCCGGCGCTGAAGGGATCGTTCTACAAGCTCGATCGCTCGGCCGATATCTTCACCTGGGATCCGGTGTAGTTGGCGCGAATGGCGAGTGGCGAATGTGGAATAAGATTCTATTCACTACTCGCCATTCGCTGTCCCCCGCCTTACCCCGTATTCCGTAAGCCCGCCGAGATGCCGTTGATGGTGAGCTGAATGCCGCGCAGCACCTGCTCGTCCGGATTCTGCGCGCGATGCTCCTTCAAGAGCTCCACCTGCACGTGGTTGAGCGGATCGAGATAGGGAAAGCGGTGGCGTACTGAGCGCTCGAGCAGCGGATTACCCTGCAAGAGTCGGTCTTGACCCATGATGTCGAACAGCGTCTCGATGCAGGAGTGCCATTCGCGCCGAATGCGGCCAAAAATCTTTTCGCGCAAGGCTTCGTCCGAAACTAGCTCCGCATAGCGCGAGGCGATCGCGATCGAACTCTTGGCAAGCACCATGTCCATGTTCGAGAGTAGCATGCGGAAGAACGGCCATTCCCGGTAGAGCTCTTTCAGGAACGGCATGCCCTTGTCGGGATGCTCCGCGATCCACGTCTCGACCGCGCTGCCAAAACCGTACCAGCCGGGCAGCATCAGGCGGCACTGCGCCCAGGAGAATACCCACGGGATCGCGCGTAGATCCTCGATCGCGCGGGTCTTCTTGCGCGAGGCCGGACGGCTGCCGATGTTGAGCGTTGCGATCTCGTTGATCACGGTCGACGACCAGAAATAGTCGACGAACCCATCGGTCTCGTAGACGAGGCCGCGATAGGCCTTGAACGCGAGGCTCGACAATTCATCCATCGCGGTCAGATATTCGCGGCGCGGCGCGCTCTGGCGTGGATGCAGCAAGCTCGCTTCCAGCGTCGCGGCGGCAAGGATCTCCAGATTGTTGCGGCCGACTTCGGCGTTGGAATATTTCGACGAGATGATCTCGCCCTGCTCGGTGATGCGGATCTGGCCGTTCACCGCGCCTCCCGGCTGCGCGATGATCGCGTCATAGCTCGGTCCGCCACCGCGCCCGACCGAACCGCCGCGGCCGTGGAACAGGCGCAGCCGCACGCCGTGGCGCTCGAACACCTCGACGAGATTGATCTCCGCTTTGTAGAGCTCCCAACCCGAGGTGACGAAGCCGCCATCCTTGTTGCTGTCGGAATAGCCGAGCATCACCTCCTGCACGCTGCCGCGACTGTCGACGAGGCGCCGGTAATCGTGCAGCGAGAGCATGCGGTCCATGATGCCGGACGAGGCCTGCAAGTCCTCGATGGTCTCGAACAGCGGCACGACGTTGATGGCGCTGCGGCCCGACGGATTGACGAGGCCGACCTCCTTGAGGAGCACGGCCACCTCGAGCATGTCGGACATGCCCTTGCACATCGAGATGATGCATTGGGGAATGGCGTCCGGGCCGAACTTCGCATGCGCCTCGGCAGCGGCATGGAATACGTTGAGCTCGCCCATCGTCTCGTCACTGTATTTGACGAATTGCGAGACCAGCGAGCGTGTGCTGCGCAATTCGTTGGTGAGCAGTGCAATGCGCGCTTCCTCACCGAGCGCGAGATAGGACATGCCGGGGTTCGCCGCGTCCATCAGCTCGGCGATGGTGCGCTCGTGCACCGCCGAGTTCTGACGGATGTCGAGCCGCGCCAGATGAAAGCCGAAGCAATCCACCGCACGCCGCAGCAGCCGCAGCCGTCCGCGGGCGATGACGCGGGCGTTGTTCGAGATCAGCGAGCGGTGCAGGACATCGAGATCGGCCTGCAATTCCCTGACGCTCTCGTACGGCGCGCCCTTGCCGACCGGCCTGCGCGTGATCTCGACCTGAAGCTTCTCGGCCGTGGCTGTCAGACGCGCATAGATGCCGGAGACCGCGAGGCGATAGGGCTCGCCACTCCGGTGCGGCGAGGTATCGGGCGAGCGCTCGGCGAGCGCGCGCAGTTCCTCGGACACATCGGCGAGATGCGCGGCGATCGACAATTCCGACCCGAGCACGTGCAGCTCGTTCAAATAGAACTGCATCACCCGGCTCGATTGCAACCGCAGCGTGCCGCGCATCACGTCGGCGGTGACGAAGGGATTGCCGTCGCGGTCTCCGCCGATCCAGCTTCCCATGCGCAGGAATGAGGCGAGCTCGCTTGCGGCCCGCTCACCGGCCTCCTCCAGCCGGTCTTCCAGCACGTTGACGAGGCGGGGGACCTCGCGAAGGAAGGTGTAGTCGTAGAACGACAGGCCGTTGGCGACCTCATCGAGCACGGTGAGCTTGGTCCGGCGCAACAGATTGGTCTGCCACAGCGTCAGGACCTCGCGCCGCAACTGCTCGTCGCTGGCCGCAGCCTCCTCGGCCGTCATGGCGACGCGCTCGCGACGATCCAGAAGCGCTGCAACCTCCATCTCGCGGTCCATGGTGCTCTTGCGGCGGACCTCGGTCGGGTGCGCCGTCAGCACCGGGCTGACGAGGGCGCCCTTGAAGAAGCGCCGAAGCTCTTCGGCAGTCAGGCCCGCCTCCTTCGCGCGCGCCAGCGTTTCCGCAAGCACACCAGCTTCCGCGCCCTTGGTGGCGCTGCGCGCTCGCATCTGGCGGATGTTGTTGTGGTCCTCGGCGATGTTGGCGAGGTGGGAGAAATAACTGAATGCGCGGACGATACGCAAAGTGTCGGGGATCGACATGCTGTCGAGGATCTGCTCGAGCTCGCGGCGGGCCAGCCGGTCCTCGTCGCGGTGGAACCGGATCGAGGTCTGGCGGATGCGCTCGACCAGGTCGAAGACGTCGGCACCCTCCTGGTCGCGTACCGTGTCACCCAGGATGCGACCGAGCAGGCGGATGTCATCCCGCAGCCGTACATCCGCCTCCAGCGCCTGGGCCTCCTCGGCACGGCTGGCACGGTCGATCGCTGCATCAGATGGTACGGTCTGGAGGGACATGGCTCAATTCCCTTCGAAGTCCCTTGGCTGCCCGGCCCAGCGAGTGTGCAAGTTTTTTGCCGCAGTGCAAGATAAACTTGGAGGCGGCGCACACTGACGGGCATCCGGCAAAGTCGTAACGACGGTTTGCCCGACGCCACAAGCGGTTTTCCTTTTTTCGAAAATCAACCCCATGCAAAGTAGATATTGTGGCCCGGATGAGCGGAGCGATACCCGATGTCGTATGCGTCCGCCCCCCGCCTGCGCTTCGCTTGGCTCACGCCTTTTGTATTAAGCCGGCACGATCACTTTGCCGATCGGCCAGAGCGCAATGCCGGCGAGCTTCAGATGGGCCCAGGCGAACGGAATTCCGATGATGGTGATCGCGAGGATCACGGCGGTAACGACGTGGCCGAGCGCCAGCCACCAGCCGGCGAGCAGGAACCAGACGATATTGCCGATCACCCCGAGCGGGCCGGTGCCGATATCGCTTTCCCCGGTCACCTCGTCGCGCCGCACCGCCTTCGAGCCGAACGGCAGGAGGGTGTAGACGGCGATGTTGAACGCCGCCCGCGCCCAGGGCAGGCCGACGATGGTGATGGCCATGATGACGGACGCCACCAGCCAGCCGAACGCCATCCAGGCGCCGCCGATGAGAATCCAGAGCAAGTTAAGCAGGATGGAAACTGGTGCCATGGCACTGTCCGCTGTCAATCATCCCGCTTGTATAAGCTCGAAAATTGTCTCTGCGAAGACAGCCCCGATATCATCTCCGGCCATCTCTGGAGTTCGCGTCATTTCGCTGCTGCGCGACGCCGATGTCCGGTCCACACTGACTTCTAAATCAGCCGTCGCCGCCAGCTGCTCCAGTGATCGACTTCCCGAAGATCAACAACGAGCTCGTGAAGACGAACTTCTTTGAGTATCTGGCCCCCAGGGCTGGCACCGAGCGCGAAGACGAAACGCTAGATCTTTCGCCCCGCCTCTTCCCAATACGGATCGCGCAGGCGGCGCTTGAAGATCTTGCCGGAATCTTCGCGCGGCAGCTTCGTGCGGATGTCGACGTGCTTTGGCACCTTGTAGTCGGCGAGCTGGGCCTTGAGCCGGGCACGGATGTCGGCGGCATCGAGCGTGACGCCGGCCTGCGGTTCGACCACCGCCATCAGCGCCTCGCCGAACTCGGCATCGGGGATGCCGAACACCGCGCAATCGTGCACGCCGGGAACGGCGTGCAGCACGGCCTCGATCTCGGCCGGATAGATGTTGACGCCGCCCGAGATCACCATGTCGCGCTTGCGGTCGCAGATGAAGACGTAGCCGTCTGCGTCGATATAGCCGACGTCGCCCGAGGTGATGAAACCGTCGCGGTCGATCTCGGTGCGCTTCTCCGGCTTGTTGTGATAGGTGAAATCCGCGGTGTCGCGCATGCGCGAATAGATCTCGCCGACCTCGCCCGTGCCGAGCACACGGCCGTCCTCTCCGAGGAAGCGCAGCTCGGCGCCGGGCGAGATCTTGCCAACCGTGCCCGGCTTTTTCAACGCGTCCTCCGACGTGGCGAAGGTCACGGCGCCGGATTCGGTCGAGCCGTAGAATTCGTAGATCACGGGTCCCCACCATTCGATCATGGCGCGCTTGACGTCGGGCGGACACGGCGCGGCGGCGTGGATGACGTGGCGCAGCGAGGAGACATCGTATTTCTTGCGTCGCGCCTCCGGCAACTTCAGGAGACGGATGAACATGGTCGGCACCATGAAGATGGTGTCGATGCGATAATGCTCTATCAGCGCGAGAAACTCTTCCGGCTCGAAGCGCGGCATCAGCACCAGCGCGCCGCCGAGCTTCCCTGCGCGGATGCCGAACGAATTCGGCGCGGAGTGATAGAGCGGTCCCGGCAACAGCGCGCGGGCGCCGGGTTTCAAACCATAGATCATCGCACGCATCCGGTCGCCGGCAGCAAGCTGTTCCGGCGTTGGCGCGCTGCGGCGCACGCCCTTGGGATGGCCCGTTGTGCCCGAAGTGTAGATCATGTTCATCGGCTGCGGCACGACCGGGCCGTCATACGGCTGGAATTGCGCGAGCCAGGGATCGAAATCGATAGCGAAGTCCGGCGTTGCCAGATGATCGGGATCGACCTTGTAGGTCTTCACGATCTCCGGCGGCGTCGGCACGCTGAGCACGATGACGCCTTCAGGGATCGCATCGCGCAGGCCGTGCAGCATGTCGGCATGCGCGATCAAAACCCGCGTGCCGGAGTCTTTCAGGATGTAGTTGATCTCGTCCGGCTTGAAGTGCCAGTTGATCGGAACGCCATAGGCCCCCAGCCGCATCGCGGCATAGGCGGCCTCCAGGAAGGCGATATCGTTGCGCATGAGCATGCAGACGCAATCGCCCTGTTTGACGCCGAGCTTGGCAAGGCCGCTTGCGATGCGACCGGCGCGGTCGGCGACCTCCGCATGACTGCGCCGGCGTTCGCCGGAAACGAGGCCGAGGAAGTGTTGGGACGTTTCGCTCATTGTTGTTTTTCTTTGTTGTTGG
This genomic interval from Bradyrhizobium sp. CB82 contains the following:
- a CDS encoding OB-fold domain-containing protein, encoding MAEPQRARPKPTPETQHFWDGTKVGELRLQRCDACAHVYFPPRPFCPSCASRKVSVFKASGKGFLYSYVINHRPAAPGFTPPYAIAVVELAEGPRMMSNIIDCPQTPEALELDMKLEVAFQTLDDAITLPVFRPAKG
- a CDS encoding amidase → MPNLPTLAKLAEDLESGRTTSRKLVEECLSRIADPAGEGRRAFIDVDKQAALTAADAMDGLREVNAAPSRYAGIPISIKDLFDVKGQVTRAGSRALDDSDPAEHDAEAVARLRRAGFIMMGRTNMTEFAYSGIGINPHFGTPKGAWNRAEGHVPGGSSSGAAVSVLDGMAHAALGTDTGGSCRIPAAYNGIVGYKPTQRRVPLDGSVPLSFSLDSIGPLARTVSCCAILDAVLANEPIVPLKPRPVKGMRLAVPTTIALDDLDAAVAQTFERALEALASHGATIERVEMSEFHDIGPMNAKGGFAAAESFAWHRYLITAKGDVYDPRVAVRIMRGEAQSAADYIDLLNERRSLIVRVNARIAPYDALVLPTTANTPPKIADLADDKAFTTANLRALRNCTLINMIDGCAISLPAHREGEVPVGVMLAGAGGSDRRIFELAAGMEAVIRV
- a CDS encoding thiamine pyrophosphate-dependent enzyme: MTTLTGGEAIVSGLVAHGVDTVFGLPGAQVYGLFDAFHQAQLKVIGARHEQACGYMAFGYARSSGRPGVFSVVPGPGVLNASAALLTAFGCNEPVLCVTGQVPTAFLGKGRGHLHEMPDQLATLRSYVKWADRIEAPANAPTVVARAFQEMLSGRRGPASVEMPWDIFTQRAETAAAQVLAPLPAPQPDPDAVKQAAALIKAAKTPMIFVGSGAIDAREEILELAEMIDAAVVAFRSGRGIVSNAHELGLTMAAAYKLWPNTDLMIGIGTRLELPTMSRWPYRPDGLKCIRIDIDPVEMRRFSADTAVVADAKAATADLAAAVRKAGYSKTSGRRAAIREATASAHAKIQRIQPQMAYLNILRQMLPANAIVTDELSQVGFASWYGFPIYEPRTFITSGYQGTLGSGFPTALGAKVANPDRAVVAITGDGGFMFGVQELATAVQFNIAVVTLVFNNNAYGNVRRDQRERFDGRVVASDLVNPDFVKLAESFGVAAARVTSPDHFKAALEKALAHGGPYLLSIEVPRDSEVSPWAFIHPPKP
- a CDS encoding 2OG-Fe(II) oxygenase, whose product is MAIAKRVPAAHGASDIAARVDAFDWAHIEGELDAQGCAVLKSLLTSDECRAVAAIYPDDAHFRSRIVMGRHGFGRGEYKYFAYPLPDLIARLRPALYAHLHGVANRWNETMRIDIRYPAAHSAFLERCHEAGQSRPTPLLLQYEAGDYNCLHQDLYGEHVFPIQVAILLSEPGRDFTGGEFVLTEQRPRMQSRAEVVPLAQGDAVAFAVHHRPVQGTRGTYRVNLRHGVSRIRTGQRHTLGVIFHDAK
- a CDS encoding DUF2848 domain-containing protein; the protein is MFDLTFTVDAQDTTTPLTLAINHAVIAGWTGRDPVARDKHIAELEAVGIARPASTPIYYRVSARRLTMEDSIECSGGESSGEVEFVLIGWQGRIFVGCGSDHTDRKVEAYNVTVSKQMCDKVVAPVLWELEEVADHWDRMILRSHAWINGERVLYQEGTLDAMLPVDDLITRGFDGKRLPDGCVMFGGTFAAKGGIRPADRFEFELEDPVLKRTIRHAYDVITLPVLG
- a CDS encoding thiolase, yielding MRRNQVAVVGAAETTELGVIPDMSQLQLHADAALNAIADAGLKLSDIDGFATAVETPQQVCHYLGIKPTWVDGTSVGGCSFMLHVRHAAAAIEAGLCKTVLITHAESGKSMIGKQPRFTAPDSLNGQFESPYGVYGPPSMFPIPVLRFMKTYGITHEQLAAVAVVQREWAAKNPRAMMKEPITVADVLNSRMIAYPFRLLQCCLVTDGGGALILTSADRAGDFPRKPIYIMGTGESVETPMVSQMETFNSSRAFKVAGSLAFKEAGIAHEDVDHLMIYDAFAHLPLFGLGDLGFMPYEETGSFIADGNTRPGGKLPLNTNGGGLSYMHSGMYGMYALQESVRQMRGTAPAQVPNAKISVCHGVGGMFAASGTIVFTNER
- the alkB gene encoding DNA oxidative demethylase AlkB; protein product: MTADLFDSLAEAQPSREDIADGAVLLRGFAGPIERQLIAAVRAITAQSSFRQMTTPGGYQMSVAMTNCGERGWITDHTGYRYDPIDPLSGKPWPAMSPIFRDLARRAAEEGGFSGFAPDACLVNRYEPGTRLSLHQDKDELDLSAPIVSVSLGLPATFLFGGMTRSDKPRRFRLVHGDVVVWGGPSRLAYHGVAPLADGEHALLGRQRINLTFRKTR